The nucleotide sequence CCGCGTTGGCGATGTGCTGACGAGCCTGCCTCCGGCGGGTCGGTTTACGGTCGGTGACGACGATACCGGCGATCTGGTGTTGCTGGGCGCGGGCAGTGGAATTACACCGCTGTTTGGGATTCTTAAGCAGGTTCTGCAAACGCAGCCGGGCCGACGAGTTACGTTGCTGTACAGTAGTCCTAATGAGAGAAACATCATTTTTCGGCAGGAGCTGGATGCCTGGCAACAGCACTTTCCGGACAAATTCCGGCTATTATACTTATTGAGCAACCCATCGGAAGACTGGTCGAGCCTGCGCGGACGGCTCAACAACGTTATGCTTGAGCGGTTGCTGCCCCAGTTGATGGGCTCCTCGGTGCGGGAATCGTTACGCTTTTACGTATGTGGCCCCGGCGACTACATGCGGATGGTTCAGTTTACGCTCATTTTTAGCGGCATTCGGCCGGAGCAGATCCGACGCGAAAATTTTGTTGTCGAACCGGTGGTGCTGGCTCCTCCACCTGCGTTGGCCATTGACCGAACGGTGCTGTTACGGTCGCAAAATCGGGAGGTTGAAATTCAGGTGCCCGCCTATAAGTCGATTTTGCAGGCGGCACTGGACGAGGGTGTCTATTTGCCATATAGCTGCCGGGGTGGGCGGTGTTCAACCTGCATAGCCCGCTGCACCGCCGGAAAAATCCACATGACCATTAACGATGTTCTGACCGAACGTGATCTGGCCGAAGGCTGGGTGCTGACCTGCACTGGGTATCCGGAAAGTGATGAAGTTGTGATTGAAATCTAAATGGCGGCTATCGTCACAGAAAGTCTATAAACCGCCATTCGCCTAAAGTTTTGTTTTCAGGTACGCAATCAGCACATCCAGACCCTTCTGATAATGCAGATTATTCGGAATAACCACGTCAGCTTCGGCTTTGTGCGGTTTTACGTAGTCCCGATAAGCCGGGCGGACATGGTTTTCCCACTGGTAATTAATCATATCGATGGACAGGCCACGTTCGTTCTGGTCGCGGATAATACGCCGGTCGAGTTTCACCTTGTTTTTGGCAGCTATGAATACTTTCAGGTCTAATTGTGCCGCTACGTCGGGAAAATGAAAGACAAACAGGCCTTCAACAATGATAATGGGCGTTGGCTGGTAACGTAACGTTCTAGCCACGGCATTCGGATTGTTGAAGGTATATTCCGGTGTTTCTACGATCTGACCCGTATGGAGCTGATGCAGATGTTCGGCAAAACGCTCATGGTCAATGGTCTGGGGGAGGTCAAAATTATGGATTCCGTTCTCGTCACGGGGAATAAAGTCCAGTCCTCTGTAGTAGTTATCCTGCGAAATGAGACAAATCTGCTCATGGGTAAAGGCATTCAGAACGCCTTTGAGAAACGATGTTTTGCCCGAAGCGCTGCCGCCGGTAATGCCGACGATAAACGGTTTGTTGATCATGAGGCAAAAATACAGAGAAAAGCCGCAGGCAATCTTACTTTCGTTTGGCTGTTACAACGCAAACCACCGGATTAATACACCCCCAAGAGCTGCTCCGATTAATGGGCCAACAATTGGAACCCAGGCATATTCCCAGTCCGACGACCCTTTTTTGTCCACAGGAAGCACGGCATGCGCCAGCCGGGGGCCGAGGTCGCGAACGGGGTTAATGGCATACCCGGTCTGCCCACCCAGCGAGAGCCCAATACTCCAGACCAGAATCCCAACTAAATAAGGACCAACACCAATGGCCAGTTCACCGAGGTTTTTGGACGAAATGCCGGCCAGCCCCAGAATAAGCACTAAGGTTGCCAGGGCTTCGCTTACCAGATTTGGGCCAGTAGAACGTATGGCAGGAGCAGTGGCGAAACAGGCCAGCTTCTCGTCCGGATCGGGTGTAGCCGCCCAATGGGGCAGGTACTGCAGCCAGACCAGCACGGCTCCCAGAAACGCGCCGATAAGCTGCGCCGTTACGTAGGGAACAACGTGACTGTAATCATTGGTGGCGATAGCGAACGCTACGGTCACTGCCGGATTCAGGTGCGCGTCAACGCTCCCGAACGCTTTGGCCACAAAGACGCCGAAGGTTACGGCAAAGGCCCAGCCCGCCGTAATGACAATCCAGCCTGCCGAATGACCTTTCGTTTGCCGGAGCACCACATTGGCGACTACGCCATTGCCCAGCAGTAATAAAACAATCGTACCGATTAGTTCACCAAGAAAAGGAGAGGTTTGCATAAAGAAAGATAAGCGGGTCAGAAACAGAAAAACGCCTGAGTAATTTGTTATGCGCTCCTCTTTTACGTCATCCCGCCTTCGGGGTTTAGGAATAGTTTGTGCGAATTAAGTCATATTTTTGGCACGTACACAACCTCAGCTTACTCAGCTATGAAAAGCATCATTTTTGAACAGACCGGCAAACCTGCGGATGTACTGAAACTCGCCGACGTTCCCGTCCCCGAACCAGGCCCAAATGAAGTTCGCGTGAAAGTCATCGCCAGCCCAATCAATCCGTCGGATATTATGTTTGTCCAGAACCTATACGGTATCCGGCCGCAGTTACCATCGGGCATAGGGTTCGAAGGGGTAGGGAGGGTTGATGCCCTGGGTGAGGGTGTTCAGATGCGCACGGGAATGCGGGTGAGCTTTACCAGCGTAGGTACCTGGTCGGAATACGCGATTGCGCACCAGAGAGGCCTGATTCCAGTTCCCGATGCCATATCTGATGACGTAGCGGCCCAGCTGTTTGTAAATCCGTTTACGGCTTATGCGATGGTGCAGGATTCGGGCGTACCGGAAGGAGGCTGGCTGATGCTGACCGCGGCTGGCTCGGCTTTCAGCAAGGTAGTGATCCAACTGTGCAGGATGCGCGGTATCAAGACCATTGGTACCGTTCGGCGCGACGACCTGAACGACGAGTTGAAAAATCTCGGCCTGACTGAAGTGGTCAACACCGAAAACGAAAACTTGCCTGCCCGCATCAAACAGATTACGGACGGCAACGGCGTGGCCTGTGTGCTGGATGCCGTTGGCGGACATACCGCAACCGAAGCTATTAAGTGTCTGGCTAAAGGCGGGCGTATGCTGCTTTACGGGTTACTCAGCTTGCAGGACCCGACTATCAACGCGGGATTGCTGATTTTCCGCGAGTTGACAGTCAAAGGGTTCTGGCTCACCGACTGGATGCGCCGGGTCGACAGTCACACCCGGCAGGATGTAGCGCAAAACGTTATTCGCCTGCTATCTTCGGGTCAGATACAGTTACCCGTTGAGGCAACCTATTCACTCGAACAGATCGCTGAAGCCGTCGACCATGCGCACCGCCCCGGCCGCTGGGGAAAAGTGCTCGTTAAAATCTGACGGCTGGTCAGGGCTCAGGTCAACGTAATACCTTTTTCCTAACTTTCTCTTTCGATTAAAGCGGCCTTCGCTATCTTTGAAAACAATATCCGACAAAACCGGCTCGTTTGTGGGTAAAGACCCTAACTATACCGGTTGCCGGTCAAACTCATCCACTTACCCGATTCGTTCGTATGCTCCTGCTTCAGGTACCGGCCACTGACACCACGGCCGCATCGCTGTCGGCCACCTCGGCGGCTGCTCAACCCCAAAGTCTGCAACTGTTTGATCTGGTAGCCAAAGGCGGTTGGGTGATGGTGCCCATTGCGTTTTTGTTCTTCTCTGCTCTCTACCTGATTTTCGAGCGGTTTTTTGTTATCCGTTCGCAGACCCGTGCTGATGCCAATTTCATCGACAACATTCGGGATATGGTGGCACAGGGGAATATTAAGTCGGCCGAGTCATTTGCGAAAAACCAGCGCACCGCTATGGGACGTGTATTCGAAAAGGCTATTGGCCGGATCGGGTCGCCCATCAAAGACATTGAAAGTACAGTCGAAACGGTTGGGCAGATCGAGTTATCCCGGCTGGAACGGAACATGGGTTATCTCGGCATCATCGCCGGTATTGCGCCCATGCTGGGGTTCATCGGAACCATCTCCGGGATTATCCGGATTTTTTACGACATCTCGCTGTCCGATAATATCAGCGTCGGCATCATTGCCGGTGGTTTGTACGAAAAAATGATTACGTCCGGTGCCGGTCTGATTGTTGGGGTAATCGCCTACACGGGTTACCACTTGCTGAATATGATGATCGAACGCTTTACGCTGGCGCTCGAAATGAATGCGTTTGAGTTCATCGAAGTACTTCAGAAACCAACCGCCGAGCCCGCACGGATGCGCTAAACCGCTGTCAATTAGTGCCATTACCGTCAGCACGGGTCAGTCAGGCCTCGACCGTCAATGACAATAAATGGCACGTAATGACGATCATGACCTTTCTATGAAGCTCCGAAGAAAAAGCAAGTTTGCCGCCGAAGTCGCGACTTCCTCGCTGAACGACATCATGTTCTTTTTGCTGTTGTTCTTCCTGATTATCTCGACGGTGGCTAACCCGAATGTTATCAAGCTCATGTTGCCAAAGGCGGCATCGTCGCAGCAATTGAGCAAAAAGCAGGTGACGCTCTCGGTGGATGAAAACAAGCAATATTTCATCGACAAAAAGCCCGTTGATCCAACGAATCTGGAAACCGAACTTAAAACCATTATGGCGGGTATTGCCGAGCCAACCGTTGTGGTGCGTTTTGACAAGACGCTGACTGTTCAGGATTTAGTGGATGTACTCCAGACCGGAGCAAAACTTAATATCAAGATGGTTATGGCTACGTCAAAGTAGCCTGAAATGCTGGGATAGACTTTTATTTCTGAGCCGCAGCGAAAACGCTGCGGCTTTTTCTTTTAATCAAATCCAGGCGGTTTTGAGTTTACTGGACAAAAACTAAACTCATGACCGCTGATTATACCGAAGCCGCCGTTTGCCATGTCGACGACCTCGTTGACGGTGAGTTGAAAACTGTTTCCATTGGTGATACAGAAGTGTTATTGGCGCGCGCTGAAGGACAGTATTACGCCCTACACCCAAAGTGTACGCATTACCAGGGGCCTTTAGTAAAAGGGCTGCTTCATGGAAACCGGCTTATCTGTCCCTGGCACAACGCCTGTTTTGATGTCCGCACGGGTTATCGATTAGAAGCACCGGCGTTGAATGGTCTTCCTACCCACGAGGTACGGATTGAACACGATCAGGTGTTCGTCCGGCTGACGACGGATAAAGAAAGTCTGGAAAACCCTTTGGCGACACCCGATGAGAGTAATGAAGAGATGTACGTCATCATTGGCAGTGGGGGAGCCGCTGCGTTTGCGGCCGAAGGTTTGCGAGAAGGCGGCTTTACGGGTCGAATCATAATGGTTACCGAAAGTCAGGAAGGGCCGTATGACCGGCCCAACTGCTCCAAAAACTTTTTGCAGGGTAACGCGCCTGATGAGTGGATGCCCCTGCGTGGGCAGCAGTTCTATAAGGATTACGGTATTACTATTCGTACCGGACAGCGAGTCGTGGCGCTCGATGCCGGGATGAAACAACTCAAATTAGCCTCCGGCGAAACGATCTCTTATGACAAGGCTCTGGTCTGCCCCGGTGGAGTGCCGAATCGATTTCCTGTACCGGGCGTTGACCTCGATGGCATTTACACGCTCCGTACCCTGAACGACAGCCGGATGCTTCGTACTCTGGGGCAACAGGGTAAGCGAGTCGTTATTATCGGCAGCTCCTTTATTGGCCTGGAAGGAGCTATGAGTTTACGTAAACTTGGTAGCGAGGTTGATGTGGTGGGTAGAGAAAAAACGCCGTTTGAAGCAATCTTAGGCG is from Spirosoma taeanense and encodes:
- a CDS encoding FAD-dependent oxidoreductase — protein: MTADYTEAAVCHVDDLVDGELKTVSIGDTEVLLARAEGQYYALHPKCTHYQGPLVKGLLHGNRLICPWHNACFDVRTGYRLEAPALNGLPTHEVRIEHDQVFVRLTTDKESLENPLATPDESNEEMYVIIGSGGAAAFAAEGLREGGFTGRIIMVTESQEGPYDRPNCSKNFLQGNAPDEWMPLRGQQFYKDYGITIRTGQRVVALDAGMKQLKLASGETISYDKALVCPGGVPNRFPVPGVDLDGIYTLRTLNDSRMLRTLGQQGKRVVIIGSSFIGLEGAMSLRKLGSEVDVVGREKTPFEAILGEKIGRLIQHWHEQDGIRFHLGRTVQRFEGEGTVREVVLDNGERLPADFVLLGLGVTPKTDFFNGVSLEKDGGVCTDQYLNVTDNLYAAGDIVHYPVADGLQRIEHWKVAGQQGHIAGLNMAGKEIPYQDVPFFWTNQQGKRINYVGHADQFNEIIYDGNPETDESFLAFYVQNGHIKAVAGLKRDQDVIAIREIMQEGRMPSAETIRNGIVWTDELKKA
- a CDS encoding ExbD/TolR family protein — its product is MKLRRKSKFAAEVATSSLNDIMFFLLLFFLIISTVANPNVIKLMLPKAASSQQLSKKQVTLSVDENKQYFIDKKPVDPTNLETELKTIMAGIAEPTVVVRFDKTLTVQDLVDVLQTGAKLNIKMVMATSK
- a CDS encoding MIP/aquaporin family protein yields the protein MQTSPFLGELIGTIVLLLLGNGVVANVVLRQTKGHSAGWIVITAGWAFAVTFGVFVAKAFGSVDAHLNPAVTVAFAIATNDYSHVVPYVTAQLIGAFLGAVLVWLQYLPHWAATPDPDEKLACFATAPAIRSTGPNLVSEALATLVLILGLAGISSKNLGELAIGVGPYLVGILVWSIGLSLGGQTGYAINPVRDLGPRLAHAVLPVDKKGSSDWEYAWVPIVGPLIGAALGGVLIRWFAL
- the udk gene encoding uridine kinase produces the protein MINKPFIVGITGGSASGKTSFLKGVLNAFTHEQICLISQDNYYRGLDFIPRDENGIHNFDLPQTIDHERFAEHLHQLHTGQIVETPEYTFNNPNAVARTLRYQPTPIIIVEGLFVFHFPDVAAQLDLKVFIAAKNKVKLDRRIIRDQNERGLSIDMINYQWENHVRPAYRDYVKPHKAEADVVIPNNLHYQKGLDVLIAYLKTKL
- a CDS encoding ferredoxin--NADP reductase yields the protein MTTDFLKLRLMRIRIETPDAKSYFLEPLNGQPVVYRAGQFLTLILQHNGHEVRRSYSLSSAPYEPLRLTVKRVQNGEISRYLLDTLRVGDVLTSLPPAGRFTVGDDDTGDLVLLGAGSGITPLFGILKQVLQTQPGRRVTLLYSSPNERNIIFRQELDAWQQHFPDKFRLLYLLSNPSEDWSSLRGRLNNVMLERLLPQLMGSSVRESLRFYVCGPGDYMRMVQFTLIFSGIRPEQIRRENFVVEPVVLAPPPALAIDRTVLLRSQNREVEIQVPAYKSILQAALDEGVYLPYSCRGGRCSTCIARCTAGKIHMTINDVLTERDLAEGWVLTCTGYPESDEVVIEI
- a CDS encoding MotA/TolQ/ExbB proton channel family protein — encoded protein: MLLLQVPATDTTAASLSATSAAAQPQSLQLFDLVAKGGWVMVPIAFLFFSALYLIFERFFVIRSQTRADANFIDNIRDMVAQGNIKSAESFAKNQRTAMGRVFEKAIGRIGSPIKDIESTVETVGQIELSRLERNMGYLGIIAGIAPMLGFIGTISGIIRIFYDISLSDNISVGIIAGGLYEKMITSGAGLIVGVIAYTGYHLLNMMIERFTLALEMNAFEFIEVLQKPTAEPARMR
- a CDS encoding zinc-dependent alcohol dehydrogenase family protein, which codes for MKSIIFEQTGKPADVLKLADVPVPEPGPNEVRVKVIASPINPSDIMFVQNLYGIRPQLPSGIGFEGVGRVDALGEGVQMRTGMRVSFTSVGTWSEYAIAHQRGLIPVPDAISDDVAAQLFVNPFTAYAMVQDSGVPEGGWLMLTAAGSAFSKVVIQLCRMRGIKTIGTVRRDDLNDELKNLGLTEVVNTENENLPARIKQITDGNGVACVLDAVGGHTATEAIKCLAKGGRMLLYGLLSLQDPTINAGLLIFRELTVKGFWLTDWMRRVDSHTRQDVAQNVIRLLSSGQIQLPVEATYSLEQIAEAVDHAHRPGRWGKVLVKI